A single genomic interval of Chryseobacterium paludis harbors:
- a CDS encoding 3-oxoacyl-ACP synthase III family protein — MPNTIIIGSGSYIPNRIIGRDFFMNSEFYTDEGEKIEKPAEEVIAKFVEITEIENRRFIEEDLSNSKIGYEAAKAAIEDAKIDAEDLDYIIYASNFGEVTVDGYVNFMPNMAARVKNKLGIQNRKCITYDMIFGCPGWVEAMILANNLIKAQSAKTILVIGAETLSRVTDPHDRNRMIFADGAGAVVVKATDEENVGIIAHNTICDNGPELCYLENGPSINKDADQKRLFVRMQGRKIYEYALKNVPAAIKETIDDAGLSIEDIDKILIHQANAKMDYAMIERLHKLYDVKDYDHSISPMTIQEFGNSSVATIPTMFNLIIKGKMDGQSFKDKGNIVMTSVGAGMNINAIVYKFP; from the coding sequence ATGCCGAATACGATCATTATAGGTTCTGGATCTTATATTCCTAATAGAATTATAGGTAGAGACTTTTTCATGAATTCTGAGTTCTATACAGATGAAGGTGAGAAGATAGAAAAGCCTGCTGAAGAAGTTATTGCAAAGTTTGTAGAAATTACCGAAATAGAAAACCGAAGGTTTATTGAAGAGGACCTGTCCAACTCAAAAATTGGATATGAAGCAGCTAAAGCTGCTATTGAGGATGCAAAAATAGATGCTGAAGATTTAGATTATATTATTTACGCAAGTAATTTCGGGGAAGTTACAGTGGATGGCTATGTAAACTTCATGCCTAATATGGCTGCAAGAGTAAAAAATAAATTGGGAATACAAAATAGAAAGTGTATTACTTATGACATGATTTTTGGTTGTCCGGGATGGGTTGAAGCAATGATCCTCGCTAATAATCTGATCAAAGCTCAATCTGCCAAAACGATTCTTGTTATTGGAGCTGAGACTTTAAGCCGTGTTACTGATCCGCATGATAGAAACAGAATGATCTTTGCTGATGGTGCTGGTGCAGTAGTTGTAAAAGCAACAGATGAAGAGAATGTAGGAATTATAGCACACAATACGATCTGTGATAATGGTCCTGAATTATGTTACCTGGAAAATGGCCCATCTATCAATAAAGACGCAGACCAAAAACGTCTTTTTGTAAGAATGCAGGGAAGAAAGATCTATGAATACGCTTTAAAAAATGTACCTGCAGCAATTAAAGAGACTATTGATGACGCAGGACTTTCTATTGAGGACATTGATAAAATACTTATCCACCAGGCTAATGCAAAAATGGATTATGCAATGATAGAAAGACTCCATAAGCTTTATGACGTTAAAGATTATGATCATTCTATATCTCCTATGACGATTCAGGAATTTGGAAATTCTTCTGTAGCAACTATTCCTACCATGTTTAATTTAATAATTAAAGGAAAAATGGATGGTCAATCGTTTAAAGATAAAGGGAACATTGTTATGACTTCGGTAGGTGCCGGAATGAACATCAATGCGATCGTTTATAAATTTCCTTAA
- the ubiE gene encoding bifunctional demethylmenaquinone methyltransferase/2-methoxy-6-polyprenyl-1,4-benzoquinol methylase UbiE — translation MTKDINQVTPYNSEATKKSQVEDMFDNIAPKYDLLNRVLSMKIDIIWRNKLVKWMKSDNPQEVLDVATGTGDLAITIEKGTSAKVIGLDLSQQMLNVGVIKIKKLNLDGKISMQKGDAENLPFEDNRFDSVSVAFGVRNFENLTKGLSELRRVVKDNKSVFILEFSKVEGFLGPFYMFYFKNILPAIGKLVSKDNRAYTYLPDSVNAFPFGEKMRQILLDTGFKKVEYKKLSLGIATIYKATK, via the coding sequence TTGACAAAAGATATCAACCAAGTAACCCCCTACAATTCTGAGGCTACAAAAAAAAGCCAGGTAGAGGATATGTTCGACAATATTGCACCCAAATATGACCTTTTAAATCGTGTTTTATCAATGAAAATTGATATCATATGGAGAAATAAATTGGTAAAATGGATGAAAAGTGATAACCCCCAAGAAGTGCTGGATGTGGCTACAGGAACGGGAGATCTGGCAATCACAATTGAAAAAGGAACCAGTGCAAAAGTAATTGGTTTAGATTTATCGCAACAAATGTTAAATGTTGGCGTTATTAAAATAAAAAAACTTAATTTAGACGGCAAAATTTCCATGCAGAAAGGGGATGCAGAAAATTTACCTTTCGAGGACAATAGATTTGATTCTGTTTCCGTTGCATTTGGAGTAAGGAATTTTGAAAATCTTACAAAAGGTTTATCAGAGTTGAGAAGAGTAGTTAAAGATAACAAGAGTGTTTTTATACTTGAGTTTTCAAAGGTTGAGGGGTTTTTGGGACCATTTTATATGTTTTATTTTAAAAATATATTACCTGCAATAGGCAAGTTGGTTTCTAAAGATAATAGGGCATATACATACCTTCCGGATTCTGTAAATGCTTTTCCTTTCGGGGAAAAGATGAGACAAATTCTTTTAGATACAGGATTTAAAAAAGTTGAATATAAAAAACTAAGTTTAGGTATAGCCACAATTTATAAAGCAACAAAGTAA
- the porT gene encoding type IX secretion/gliding motility protein PorT/SprT has translation MNKFLLKVLVLASVNIAIFADAQFRTRNRMDKLEEFDQQIFSWGFYLNGNLLDYRIVLNPRYGMNGNHNLVSSKSSTSFGAGLIGKWRLNDYLDLRVEPGLQFAQRELTFNTQSNDQYAAGTLTNPPFTPILLHEKDRVREVKSTLVDIPVMLELHGQRWYNSRPYVAAGVNYIVNLQSNSDSTDDNLQQVFRSTTHNFAWSAEMGIQFYFNKFKLTPAIRGTFIMNNEIVSDNANTPPYWSAAVSTLQTRAIMFVLKFE, from the coding sequence ATGAATAAATTTTTATTAAAAGTACTGGTTTTAGCCTCAGTAAATATTGCAATCTTTGCAGATGCGCAATTTAGAACTCGAAACAGAATGGATAAGTTGGAAGAGTTTGATCAACAAATCTTTAGTTGGGGTTTTTATCTGAATGGTAATTTACTAGACTACCGTATAGTACTTAACCCAAGATACGGTATGAATGGGAATCATAATCTTGTTTCATCTAAAAGTAGCACAAGCTTCGGAGCCGGACTGATCGGAAAATGGAGATTGAATGACTATTTGGATCTAAGAGTTGAACCAGGCTTACAATTTGCTCAAAGGGAACTAACTTTTAATACACAATCGAATGATCAGTATGCAGCTGGTACATTAACAAATCCTCCTTTTACTCCGATTCTTTTACACGAAAAGGATAGAGTAAGAGAAGTGAAATCAACTTTAGTGGATATTCCGGTAATGTTGGAACTTCATGGGCAGAGATGGTATAATTCAAGACCATATGTTGCTGCAGGGGTAAACTATATCGTTAACCTGCAGTCCAATTCTGATTCTACTGATGACAATTTGCAACAGGTCTTCAGATCCACAACGCATAACTTTGCATGGTCTGCGGAAATGGGAATTCAGTTTTATTTCAATAAATTTAAGCTGACTCCAGCGATCAGAGGAACATTCATTATGAATAACGAAATAGTTTCGGATAATGCGAATACGCCTCCTTATTGGTCTGCTGCAGTATCTACTTTACAAACCAGAGCAATCATGTTTGTACTGAAATTTGAATAG
- a CDS encoding V-type ATPase subunit a family protein yields the protein MLQDLENNFSELEKKILNLHKNYQNLSEKFTELNTEHDELKKRYDEERKKSQVLAEEQKKIKLYSAISGNPEHNRLMKNHINRLVKEIDFCIAQLQNSGL from the coding sequence ATGCTTCAAGATTTAGAAAATAATTTTTCAGAGCTGGAAAAAAAGATTTTGAATTTACATAAAAACTATCAGAATCTCAGTGAGAAATTTACGGAATTGAATACAGAGCATGATGAATTGAAGAAGAGATATGATGAGGAAAGAAAGAAAAGTCAGGTATTAGCAGAAGAACAAAAAAAGATAAAACTTTATTCAGCAATATCAGGAAATCCTGAACACAATAGATTAATGAAAAACCATATCAACCGATTGGTAAAAGAAATTGACTTTTGTATTGCTCAGCTTCAAAACAGTGGATTATAA
- a CDS encoding cell division protein ZapA, protein MEVRRITINIAGRVYPLNVPAAEEETLRKVGKQIESMIKDFEQNFDVRDKQDALAMCALKLGTNAEVVSLNYEKNINSTNERLAKINLTLNEIGK, encoded by the coding sequence ATGGAGGTAAGAAGAATAACCATAAACATTGCGGGAAGAGTATATCCGCTGAACGTACCAGCCGCGGAGGAAGAAACTTTGCGTAAAGTAGGGAAGCAGATTGAAAGTATGATTAAAGATTTTGAACAAAACTTCGATGTTAGAGATAAACAGGATGCTTTGGCAATGTGTGCCCTGAAATTGGGAACTAATGCAGAGGTTGTATCTCTTAACTACGAAAAGAATATAAATTCAACCAACGAAAGATTAGCGAAAATTAATCTGACGCTGAATGAAATTGGGAAATAG
- the rny gene encoding ribonuclease Y, producing the protein MTTAIIVGVICLVIGAVIGILFSKSSLNAKGKFIIDDAKKNAENLIEKANVQAESIKKEKNLQAKEKFLELKSQHDADIQVREKKIQEVEKRTKDKENKLNDELSKTGKLEKDLDKQIADYAKKIEILDKKQQELDSVTSKKVEILEKISNYTAEEAKAELVESMKAEAKTRAQAHVQSIMEEAQLNAKGEARKIVIQTIQRIGTEQAIENSVSVFNIESDEVKGRIIGREGRNIRALEAVTGVEIIVDDTPEAILLSCFDPVRREIARLSLHRLVTDGRIHPARIEEVVEKTRKQIEEEIIEVGKRTIIDLGIHGLHPELIKIVGRMKYRSSYGQNLLQHSREVANIAATMAAELGLNVKLAKRAGLLHDIGKVPEQESELPHALLGMQWAEKYGENPEVINAIGAHHDEVEMTSLLSPIIQVADAISGARPGARRQVLESYIQRLKDLESAALSFEGVSSAYAIQAGRELRVMVESGKVNDEIASQLSYDISEKIQNELTYPGQVKVTVIRETRAVNIAR; encoded by the coding sequence ATGACAACAGCCATTATAGTCGGCGTTATTTGCTTGGTGATTGGTGCAGTAATAGGGATTCTTTTCTCTAAAAGCTCACTCAATGCTAAGGGAAAATTTATTATAGATGATGCAAAGAAAAATGCTGAAAACCTTATAGAAAAAGCTAACGTACAAGCCGAATCCATAAAAAAAGAAAAGAACCTTCAAGCTAAAGAAAAATTCCTTGAATTGAAATCTCAACATGATGCTGATATTCAGGTTCGTGAAAAGAAGATCCAAGAGGTTGAAAAGAGAACAAAAGATAAAGAAAATAAGCTGAATGATGAGCTTAGTAAGACTGGAAAGCTTGAAAAGGATCTGGATAAACAGATTGCAGATTATGCTAAGAAAATTGAGATCTTAGATAAGAAACAACAAGAGTTAGATTCTGTAACTTCTAAAAAAGTTGAGATTCTTGAAAAGATATCAAATTATACTGCTGAGGAAGCTAAAGCTGAATTGGTAGAATCAATGAAAGCAGAAGCTAAGACCAGAGCTCAGGCGCATGTTCAGAGTATCATGGAAGAGGCTCAGTTAAATGCTAAAGGAGAGGCGAGAAAGATCGTTATTCAGACGATCCAGAGAATTGGAACAGAACAGGCCATTGAAAACTCTGTATCTGTATTCAATATTGAATCTGACGAAGTAAAAGGCAGAATTATCGGTAGAGAGGGTAGAAATATCCGTGCATTGGAAGCGGTAACAGGAGTGGAAATTATTGTAGATGATACCCCGGAAGCTATTCTACTTTCATGTTTCGATCCTGTAAGAAGAGAGATCGCAAGATTATCTCTTCACAGATTAGTTACGGACGGAAGAATTCACCCTGCGAGAATTGAAGAAGTTGTAGAAAAGACAAGAAAACAGATTGAAGAGGAAATTATTGAAGTTGGAAAAAGAACAATTATAGACCTAGGAATTCATGGATTACACCCTGAATTGATTAAAATCGTAGGTAGAATGAAATACCGTTCTTCTTATGGACAGAACCTATTACAGCACTCCAGAGAAGTAGCAAACATAGCTGCAACAATGGCCGCTGAATTAGGATTAAATGTAAAATTAGCTAAGAGAGCAGGTCTTTTACACGATATTGGTAAAGTTCCTGAACAGGAATCTGAACTTCCACATGCTTTATTAGGAATGCAGTGGGCTGAGAAATACGGTGAAAACCCAGAAGTAATCAATGCGATTGGAGCTCACCACGACGAAGTTGAAATGACCTCTTTATTATCACCGATTATTCAGGTCGCCGATGCTATCTCAGGAGCAAGACCAGGAGCGAGACGTCAGGTATTGGAATCTTATATTCAAAGACTGAAAGATCTTGAATCTGCAGCATTAAGTTTTGAAGGTGTATCCAGTGCTTATGCTATTCAGGCAGGGAGAGAGCTAAGAGTAATGGTTGAAAGTGGAAAAGTAAATGATGAGATCGCTTCTCAGTTATCTTATGACATTTCTGAAAAGATCCAGAACGAATTAACATATCCTGGACAAGTAAAAGTAACAGTAATCAGAGAGACGAGAGCTGTGAATATTGCCAGATAA
- a CDS encoding MFS transporter: MQELSMSSKLKYIFSIPVIISALGYFVDIYDLLLFGIVRIPSLKALGLNPDVDGTFILNCQMIGLLIGGVFWGIFGDKKGRLSVLFGSILVYSLANIACGFLPYFPKEHLVYQYAGLRFIAGIGLAGELGAGITLVSESLPKSLRAIGTSVVAGFGLMGAVVAQLTVELAGSWNISYIIGGVLGIMLLFLRISVSESGIYKNIEHKTTVSKGNFLSFLPIKIVLYVILSVLLLAFQHGIALVFLLF; this comes from the coding sequence ATGCAAGAACTATCCATGTCTTCAAAACTGAAGTACATTTTCTCTATTCCAGTAATTATTTCTGCCTTAGGCTATTTTGTAGATATTTATGACCTCCTTTTATTTGGTATTGTAAGAATTCCCAGTTTAAAAGCTTTGGGTCTAAATCCCGATGTTGATGGTACCTTTATTCTAAATTGTCAGATGATAGGTTTGCTGATTGGTGGTGTTTTCTGGGGTATTTTTGGAGATAAAAAAGGAAGACTTTCCGTATTATTCGGTTCTATTCTTGTTTATTCTTTAGCAAATATAGCCTGCGGGTTCTTGCCATACTTTCCAAAAGAACATTTGGTATATCAATATGCAGGATTAAGATTCATTGCAGGTATTGGACTGGCTGGAGAGCTGGGAGCTGGAATTACACTGGTTTCTGAGAGCCTTCCTAAAAGCCTGAGAGCAATTGGAACATCTGTTGTTGCTGGCTTCGGATTAATGGGAGCTGTAGTTGCACAACTAACTGTGGAGCTGGCAGGAAGCTGGAATATTTCTTATATCATTGGTGGTGTTTTAGGTATTATGCTCTTATTTTTAAGGATAAGTGTCTCCGAATCTGGTATTTATAAAAACATTGAACATAAAACGACCGTTTCAAAGGGAAACTTTCTTTCTTTTTTACCAATAAAGATCGTTTTATACGTTATATTAAGTGTATTGCTGTTGGCCTTCCAACATGGTATTGCATTGGTATTCTTGCTGTTTTAG
- a CDS encoding MFS transporter: MGIKEINPGKAIMWGYVGISIGDLMSGFISHLLKSRKMAIFYMLAFTLVGVVIMLFGNTNTETKYYIFCVWLGLGTGYWAMFVTLAAEQFGTNIRNTATTTVPNMVRGLVPVMILAFDLLKHNFTVIISAAIVGLVVFGLAFYSAITISETHNKDLEFTE, from the coding sequence ATGGGGATAAAAGAAATAAACCCAGGAAAAGCAATTATGTGGGGTTATGTTGGGATCTCAATAGGCGATCTGATGAGTGGATTTATTTCACACCTCTTGAAATCAAGAAAAATGGCCATTTTTTATATGCTTGCTTTCACTTTAGTTGGGGTGGTAATAATGCTTTTTGGAAATACAAATACGGAAACCAAGTATTACATTTTCTGTGTATGGCTGGGATTGGGAACAGGATATTGGGCTATGTTTGTAACCCTGGCTGCAGAACAGTTCGGAACCAATATCCGAAATACAGCGACCACTACGGTTCCTAATATGGTAAGAGGATTGGTACCTGTAATGATCTTAGCATTTGATCTCCTTAAACATAATTTCACAGTGATCATAAGTGCTGCCATTGTAGGACTGGTCGTTTTTGGGCTTGCATTTTATTCTGCGATCACTATTTCCGAAACACATAATAAAGACCTTGAATTTACCGAATAA
- a CDS encoding YeiH family protein, producing the protein MNSKLYNTIGFIQNESTKKIIFIGLAIATLIPWVSSPIALALGFILAVFLGNPFEKYLHQYIHLLLQISIVGLGFGLKLNEALQAGKTGLILTVISISTVMILGYFLGRVFKLEKQLTYLLSVGTAICGGSAIAATSPIIKPSTKQISLALAIVFTLNSIALFVYPAIGNALHLSQEQFGLWCAIGIHDTSSVVGAASKFGNEALKIATTVKLARALWIIPVSIITMFIFKNKESKIKIPWFIAYFILAILLNTYIPFFENFSSIITSISKSGLNLTLFLIGSTLSLQTLKTIGLKPLAVAILLWITISIGSLLYIIH; encoded by the coding sequence ATGAATTCAAAACTTTACAACACGATCGGTTTCATTCAAAATGAGAGCACAAAAAAAATAATTTTTATTGGATTAGCAATTGCTACCCTCATTCCATGGGTTTCATCACCAATTGCTTTAGCATTAGGGTTTATACTGGCGGTATTTTTAGGCAATCCGTTTGAAAAGTATCTTCATCAATACATCCATTTGCTGCTTCAGATATCAATTGTAGGTTTAGGCTTCGGATTGAAACTTAATGAAGCATTACAAGCTGGAAAAACAGGATTGATATTAACTGTTATCAGTATTTCAACGGTAATGATTTTAGGATACTTTTTAGGAAGAGTCTTTAAACTTGAAAAGCAATTAACCTATTTACTTTCAGTGGGAACTGCAATTTGTGGGGGAAGTGCTATAGCAGCTACCTCTCCTATTATTAAGCCTAGTACTAAGCAAATCTCCTTAGCATTGGCCATCGTTTTCACTTTAAATTCAATCGCTTTATTTGTTTATCCTGCTATTGGAAACGCTTTACACCTATCTCAGGAACAATTTGGATTGTGGTGCGCAATAGGCATTCATGATACCAGTTCTGTAGTAGGAGCAGCCAGTAAATTCGGAAATGAGGCATTAAAAATAGCAACAACTGTAAAACTGGCTCGTGCCTTGTGGATTATTCCTGTTTCTATAATCACTATGTTTATTTTTAAAAATAAAGAATCAAAAATTAAGATTCCATGGTTTATCGCGTACTTTATTCTGGCAATATTATTAAATACTTACATTCCATTTTTTGAAAACTTCAGCTCGATAATAACATCCATTTCAAAATCCGGACTAAATTTAACACTATTCCTAATTGGCTCTACCCTTTCACTACAGACATTAAAAACAATAGGTTTAAAACCACTAGCTGTAGCTATACTGTTATGGATTACAATAAGTATTGGAAGCTTATTATATATTATTCATTAA
- a CDS encoding LysR family transcriptional regulator encodes MFDYRLKVFYTVASRLSFTRASEELNISQPAVTKHIKEIENQLNTKLFDRKGTSIQLTRSGIVLYEYAEKIRNIYRDLEFEIHQLNSEHKGKLIIGASTTVAQYILPEVLAKFHSYYRDIKIELLIYNTEVISTLLKDGKIDLGIIEGESQSAYFNYEIFKADEIVLVAKANHPLVNKTLNLKNLYTIDLIFREQGSGTQEFIQNRIKEKGIDIENLNVIMQLGNSESIKNYLLHSDCMAFLSISTVLNELKNNTLSIIDIKNFSIERNFHYILPKGDQSELIKLFLKFISYN; translated from the coding sequence ATGTTTGATTACAGACTCAAGGTTTTCTATACAGTTGCTTCAAGGCTGAGCTTTACAAGAGCGTCTGAGGAGTTGAATATCTCACAACCAGCAGTCACAAAACATATTAAAGAAATAGAAAATCAACTTAATACTAAATTATTTGACAGAAAAGGTACTTCTATTCAACTAACGCGCAGTGGAATCGTACTTTATGAATATGCAGAAAAAATTCGGAATATTTACAGAGATCTCGAGTTTGAAATTCATCAACTGAACTCAGAACATAAAGGAAAATTAATAATCGGGGCGAGCACAACAGTTGCCCAATATATTCTTCCTGAGGTCCTCGCCAAATTTCATTCTTATTATCGGGATATAAAAATTGAACTGTTAATTTATAATACAGAAGTTATATCAACACTTTTAAAAGACGGCAAAATAGATCTGGGTATCATAGAAGGGGAATCTCAATCTGCTTATTTTAATTATGAAATCTTTAAAGCAGATGAGATTGTACTTGTGGCAAAAGCCAATCATCCACTGGTAAACAAAACTTTGAATCTAAAGAATCTATATACTATAGATTTAATTTTCCGGGAACAGGGTTCAGGAACACAGGAGTTTATTCAAAACCGCATAAAGGAAAAAGGAATTGATATTGAAAATCTTAATGTAATCATGCAATTAGGAAATAGTGAAAGTATTAAAAACTATTTATTACATTCAGACTGCATGGCTTTTTTATCCATCAGTACTGTTTTGAATGAATTGAAAAACAATACGTTAAGCATCATTGATATTAAAAATTTCAGTATCGAAAGAAATTTTCATTACATCCTTCCAAAAGGAGATCAATCTGAACTCATAAAACTCTTTTTAAAATTCATCAGTTATAACTAA
- a CDS encoding voltage-gated chloride channel family protein → MSKNSRTVNRKVRFHSRFFFRKFPAIPYILKWLCISIIIGAAAGSASAGFLKSLEWATDFRENHIWIIAFLPVAGFLIGLLYHYFGQNVEAGNNLLIDTIHDPKETIPFKMAPFVYLGTIVTHFFGGSAGREGTAIQMAGAIADQLSKPFRLDKTERRILIISAIAAGFGSVFGTPLAGALFGLEVFLIGRIRYNAIFPAFTSAIFADWVTNLWQAKHTHYHIDLIPKLELSPILYSILAGIAFGICAATFSKMIHWIGTIFKSNIKYPPFRPIVGGSIVAIALFAIGTTKYIGLGIPTIVESFNTQLPVYDFALKMIFTIITLAAGFKGGEVTPLFFIGATLGSALSLFIPLPVGLLAGMGFVAVFAGATNTPLACMLMGIELFGAESGIYIAISCIVSYLLSGRNSIYLKQRIGQSKNSRYESDQDKSFSDL, encoded by the coding sequence ATGTCTAAAAATTCACGAACAGTAAACAGAAAAGTACGATTTCACTCAAGGTTTTTCTTTAGGAAATTTCCTGCAATTCCTTATATATTAAAATGGCTTTGCATCAGTATTATTATCGGAGCTGCTGCGGGAAGTGCATCTGCAGGTTTTCTAAAGTCGTTGGAATGGGCTACAGATTTTCGGGAAAATCATATTTGGATCATTGCTTTTCTGCCTGTTGCAGGATTTTTAATAGGCTTACTATATCATTACTTTGGACAGAATGTTGAAGCAGGTAATAATTTACTGATTGACACTATTCATGATCCCAAAGAAACCATTCCTTTCAAAATGGCTCCTTTTGTATACCTTGGAACAATAGTCACTCATTTTTTCGGAGGTTCAGCTGGTCGGGAAGGAACGGCAATACAAATGGCCGGGGCAATCGCAGATCAGCTCAGCAAACCTTTTAGATTAGATAAAACTGAAAGAAGGATCTTAATTATTTCTGCCATTGCTGCTGGTTTCGGTTCTGTTTTTGGAACTCCTTTAGCCGGAGCATTATTTGGTTTGGAAGTTTTTTTAATAGGAAGAATACGCTATAATGCCATCTTTCCGGCTTTTACTTCTGCTATTTTTGCAGACTGGGTCACAAATCTCTGGCAGGCTAAACATACGCACTATCATATTGACCTTATTCCCAAACTTGAACTTTCGCCTATTCTCTATAGTATTCTGGCGGGAATCGCTTTTGGAATTTGTGCTGCAACGTTTAGTAAAATGATTCATTGGATCGGAACTATTTTTAAATCAAACATTAAATATCCTCCATTTCGTCCTATCGTAGGTGGCAGTATTGTTGCTATTGCCCTATTTGCAATTGGAACCACAAAATATATCGGTTTAGGAATTCCTACCATAGTTGAATCATTTAATACTCAACTTCCGGTTTATGATTTTGCTTTAAAAATGATTTTTACCATCATCACTCTAGCCGCCGGGTTTAAAGGTGGTGAAGTAACACCTTTATTCTTTATTGGCGCTACTCTGGGAAGTGCTTTATCATTATTTATACCGCTTCCTGTAGGTCTTTTAGCGGGAATGGGGTTTGTAGCCGTCTTTGCTGGCGCCACGAATACTCCTTTAGCCTGTATGCTTATGGGTATAGAATTGTTTGGAGCTGAGTCCGGAATCTATATCGCAATTTCATGTATCGTTTCTTATTTATTATCCGGGCGAAATAGTATCTACCTCAAACAAAGAATTGGACAATCTAAGAATAGCAGATATGAGAGTGATCAGGACAAAAGCTTTTCTGATCTTTAA
- a CDS encoding GLPGLI family protein, translating into MKNILTLFAVLVIVFLQSQTHRFIYELQYKMDSTETGYEKLNMILDITPKEVKFYGQNLMTTDSLNKKFGMNSSHTDMSGQVVKRKTNSFDNENFINIKAGYYSFKTTDKINWNISDEIKKVENYTLQKATTNFGGRNWIAWFCKDIPFNEGPFKFRGLPGLIFELSDSNKNFIYHLVKSEKLTGIFSTEDFLESNFGNKAIPINEKQKQKLMLEFYNDPFAFERTNFSKTNTNLNININGKEIHTVDELNTQTKSMQEVIKKYNNPIEINKAMHYKN; encoded by the coding sequence ATGAAAAATATTCTAACATTATTTGCGGTACTTGTTATCGTTTTCTTGCAGTCTCAGACTCATCGCTTTATTTATGAACTCCAGTATAAAATGGATTCTACGGAAACGGGCTATGAAAAGCTAAATATGATTCTGGATATTACCCCCAAAGAAGTTAAATTTTATGGGCAAAACCTGATGACTACAGATTCCTTAAATAAAAAATTTGGAATGAATTCCAGTCATACTGATATGTCCGGACAGGTTGTCAAGAGAAAAACTAATTCTTTTGATAATGAAAACTTCATTAATATAAAAGCTGGCTACTACTCATTTAAAACTACCGACAAGATTAACTGGAATATATCTGATGAAATCAAAAAGGTTGAGAATTATACTTTACAGAAAGCGACCACAAACTTTGGAGGAAGAAACTGGATCGCATGGTTTTGCAAAGATATTCCGTTTAATGAGGGACCTTTCAAATTTCGTGGATTGCCGGGCTTAATTTTTGAATTATCAGATTCAAATAAAAATTTTATCTATCACCTTGTAAAGAGCGAGAAACTTACCGGAATATTCTCAACCGAAGATTTTCTGGAATCCAATTTCGGAAACAAAGCGATCCCTATTAATGAGAAGCAAAAACAGAAACTAATGTTGGAGTTTTACAATGACCCTTTTGCATTTGAAAGAACGAATTTCAGTAAAACCAATACTAATCTGAATATCAACATCAATGGAAAAGAAATACACACCGTAGATGAGCTCAACACGCAGACCAAAAGTATGCAGGAGGTCATAAAAAAATACAATAATCCGATTGAGATTAATAAGGCGATGCACTACAAAAATTAA
- a CDS encoding acyl-CoA thioesterase translates to MENKPITFQFISEPSDVNYGGNVHGGSVMKWIDQAGYACATTWSGNYSVTVYVGGIRFYEPIKIGEIVKVEAQVIYTGSSSMHISINVFSRNLKQPTFDKKTHCIIVFVAVDENGKKLPVRKWIPETETEKQQEQYAKRLMDLRTQIEDEMKPFL, encoded by the coding sequence ATGGAGAACAAGCCTATTACGTTTCAATTTATCTCGGAACCGTCAGATGTTAATTATGGAGGAAATGTTCACGGAGGAAGCGTGATGAAATGGATCGATCAGGCAGGCTATGCTTGTGCTACAACATGGAGTGGAAATTATTCGGTAACTGTTTATGTGGGTGGAATTCGTTTTTATGAACCTATTAAGATCGGAGAAATTGTAAAAGTAGAGGCCCAGGTAATTTATACGGGTTCTTCGAGTATGCATATTTCTATTAATGTATTTTCAAGAAATCTTAAACAGCCAACTTTTGATAAAAAAACACATTGTATTATTGTTTTTGTTGCTGTTGATGAAAATGGTAAAAAATTGCCTGTCAGAAAATGGATTCCTGAAACTGAAACTGAAAAGCAACAAGAGCAGTATGCTAAACGATTAATGGATCTTAGAACTCAGATTGAAGATGAGATGAAACCTTTTTTGTGA